A region of the Fusobacteria bacterium ZRK30 genome:
ATATGCTCTATATTACAACAAGGATCTTTTACCTGAAGCTCCAAAGACATTTGAAGACTTAATTAAATTTGGAGAAAATTTCACAGATAAATCTAAAAATAAATTTGGAATTTTCTGGGACATTCCTAACTTTTATTATGCTCACATGTTCATGGCTATGGATGGAGGATATGTTTTCGGAAAAGATGGTACAGATGCTAACGATATAGGTTTAGATAATGAAGGAGCTATTAAGGGGATAAATGAGATGTTGTTATTAAAATCTATCTCAGTTGAAAATGCAGCAGATGTAAGCTATGACGCCATGACAGGTTTATTTGCAGAAGGGAAAGTAGCTGCTATTATAAACGGGCCATGGGGACTAGAAGGAGCAGAGAAATCAGGAGTTAACTTTGATGTTGCACCGATTCCTACATTTGACGGGAGACATCCGGCTTCATTTTCTGGAATTAGAACTTTATTAGTAAACTCATATACAAAATATCCAAAGGCAGCTCAATTATTTGCTGAATTTGCGACTTCTGATGAGATGTTAGTGGAAAGATTTAAGATGACTAATCAATTGCCGCCAGTTAAGGCACTTATCGATGCACCTGAGATTATTAATCACAAATATACAAAGGCTTTCTTAGAACAGGCTCAATATGCAGTACCTATGCCGGCTATTCCTGAGATGGGATTAATCTGGGAACCAGCAGGAGCAGCAGTTACAGATATTTGGAATGGAAAGGTAACAACTGAAGAAGGATTAAAAAATATGACTAAAATCATAAAAGAGCAGATGGAAACTAGAAAATAAGCAACGTGACGTTGCATCCACTTAAATTTTCTCTCTTTGACGAGGGAAAGAGAGTTATCACCAATAAACATCAGTTAAAAATTTAATGAGCACCTTTCTGGTGCTCAAATAATATGCAGAAAAGAGGTAGGAGATGAATAGGGAAAGAAGATCAATGCTGTTGTCTTGTCTTTTTATGGGACTGGGGCAGTTATATAATAAATATTTTCTTAAGGGAATAGTTTTATTTATAATTGAATTATTATATCTTATAAAAATACCAAGAATTATAAAAGGAATTTGGGGAGTTGTAACACTGGGGGAAACTACTCAGAAAATGAATGGATTCCAAATTATACAGGGAGACCACTCAATTTTTTTACTGATTGAAGGTGTTGTAACTATTATGATGTTGTTTATTCTGTTGGGGTTGTATATATGGAATATTAAAGATGCCAAAAGAATAGGGCATGAGATGGACAATGGTAAATCTTATATGACAACAAAACAATATTTAATAAAGGTATACGATCAGAGCTTTGTGTCTATAATGTTAACACCGGCTACCATGGGTGTATTATTTTTCATCTTGCTACCAATATTAGTAACTGTTCTGGTAGCTTTTACAAATTATTCAGCACCAGATCATATCCCCCCTAGAAATTTAGTGGATTGGGTAGGATTTAAGAATTTTATAGATATTTTCAAGTTAAAAATATGGAGTAAAACATTTTTTAAAATAGGAAGTTGGACAGTTGTATGGGCCATTCTTTCAACACTGTTAAATTATTCGTGTGGGCTTATCATGGCACTTATGATGAACAGAAAAAATATTAAATTTAAAGGTTTCTGGAGAACTATATTTATCCTGCCTTATGCTGTTCCGGCATTTATCTCTCTATTGGTATTTAGATTACTATTTAGTGGAGTCGGACCTGTTAATAATTTAATTGTCAGTTTCGGGTTTGATAAAATACCTTTTTTAACAGATCCATTGTTGGCAAAAGTTAGTCTGATCCTGATCAATACGTGGCTTGGAGCACCATATTTTATGGTATTATTATCGGGATCTCTGACAAATATTTCAGACTCAATCTATGAAGCCGCAGAGATTGACGGTGCTTCTAAATGGGTTCAATTTTGGAAGATAACCTTACCGTTACTATTGTTTCAGACAGCGCCTGTATTAATATTAACTTTTGCATATAACTTTAATAATTTTGGAGCAATATACCTGTTAACAGGTGGAAAACCGACCAATTCAGCCCTGAGATATGCAGGGGAGACAGATATTTTAATAACCTGGATATTTAAATTAACCAGTGATCAAAGTCAATTTCATATGGCGGCAGTGATATCAATAATTTTATTTATTTTTATAGCATCATTTTCCACATATCAATTTATGAAAAGTAAGTCATTTACAGAGGAGGATATGATGTAATGAGTAAAACAAAAATTATAGATAAGATTTTAGATGGGTTAACATACCTCGGTTTAATATTGATAACACTCAGTGTACTTTTGCCTCTGACATGGATTGTATTATCATCTATGCAGGTTGGAAACAGTCTATACAGCTCTAGCTTCTTACCGAATTCATTGACGCTGGATCATTATAAAACTTTGTTTACCAAGACAGATTTTCCCATCTGGTATATGAATACCTTGAAAATAGCAACATTGAATATGATTTTAGGAGTTATTATTACAACTCTTACAGCCTATACATTTTCTCGGTATAAATTTAAGGGAAGAAAACAAGCTATGATAGGAATGCTGGTATTACAGATGTTTCCGTCATTTTTAGCCATGACAGCCATCTATATTTTAATTACTAAGATGGGTCTTATGGACACCCATGCAGGACTTCTAATAGTATATATTGCCGGACAGATTCCATATAATTCATGGCTGGTAAAGGGATATTTTGATGGGATACCTAAGAGTTTAGATGAGGCAGCCAGAGTAGATGGGGCAGGTCATTTGACTATATTCTTAAAGATAATTATGCCTATTACAAAACCAAT
Encoded here:
- a CDS encoding maltose ABC transporter substrate-binding protein — protein: MKRILYGMMIFILSFGMMACGGKEESKDAPKEAEATQTATDEVVPEEGAVLKVWESKGTVGEYIKFVAKKYEEKYGVHVVLDENNISTIKNKVIQDGPAGAAADVFVAPHDQIGDLVQSGLIMENLLSADRVKNDFMPAARIAVTNGGKVYGFPLAIETYALYYNKDLLPEAPKTFEDLIKFGENFTDKSKNKFGIFWDIPNFYYAHMFMAMDGGYVFGKDGTDANDIGLDNEGAIKGINEMLLLKSISVENAADVSYDAMTGLFAEGKVAAIINGPWGLEGAEKSGVNFDVAPIPTFDGRHPASFSGIRTLLVNSYTKYPKAAQLFAEFATSDEMLVERFKMTNQLPPVKALIDAPEIINHKYTKAFLEQAQYAVPMPAIPEMGLIWEPAGAAVTDIWNGKVTTEEGLKNMTKIIKEQMETRK
- a CDS encoding sugar ABC transporter permease, with product MNRERRSMLLSCLFMGLGQLYNKYFLKGIVLFIIELLYLIKIPRIIKGIWGVVTLGETTQKMNGFQIIQGDHSIFLLIEGVVTIMMLFILLGLYIWNIKDAKRIGHEMDNGKSYMTTKQYLIKVYDQSFVSIMLTPATMGVLFFILLPILVTVLVAFTNYSAPDHIPPRNLVDWVGFKNFIDIFKLKIWSKTFFKIGSWTVVWAILSTLLNYSCGLIMALMMNRKNIKFKGFWRTIFILPYAVPAFISLLVFRLLFSGVGPVNNLIVSFGFDKIPFLTDPLLAKVSLILINTWLGAPYFMVLLSGSLTNISDSIYEAAEIDGASKWVQFWKITLPLLLFQTAPVLILTFAYNFNNFGAIYLLTGGKPTNSALRYAGETDILITWIFKLTSDQSQFHMAAVISIILFIFIASFSTYQFMKSKSFTEEDMM
- a CDS encoding sugar ABC transporter permease, translated to MSKTKIIDKILDGLTYLGLILITLSVLLPLTWIVLSSMQVGNSLYSSSFLPNSLTLDHYKTLFTKTDFPIWYMNTLKIATLNMILGVIITTLTAYTFSRYKFKGRKQAMIGMLVLQMFPSFLAMTAIYILITKMGLMDTHAGLLIVYIAGQIPYNSWLVKGYFDGIPKSLDEAARVDGAGHLTIFLKIIMPITKPIVVFVALTNFIGPWFDFIFPKLLLRSADKKTLAVGIFEWISSRANDNFTQFAAASILIAVPIAVLFMYLQKHIVAGLSAGATKG